A window of Bradyrhizobium sp. AZCC 1610 contains these coding sequences:
- a CDS encoding cell division protein FtsQ/DivIB produces the protein MDGAGRLARSLRSLGPQADLKAAAIGAAVLLRERLGARVPARSVIDRDPPNRLVRLVERHLPNRLGVTLTALMLLGSAGLGIVKGGHVDDFMVALSDTRNALANSAGFRITTVAINGRKQLSQDEVLAIGGVNGRSSLLFLDAATVRDKLKANPWISDATILKLYPGQLQIDIVERTAFALWQQDGRLSVISEDGAVLEPYVSRRFVTLPLVVGKGADVKARDFLALLDRYPQVRSATKAAILVGERRWNLRLKDGLDIRLPENDVGNALAVLSKLDKDDRLFSRDIVAVDMRLPDRLTVQLSDDAAKAREELFKDKKPKKKAGDA, from the coding sequence ATGGATGGTGCAGGACGCCTCGCTCGGTCGCTGAGATCGCTGGGGCCCCAAGCTGACCTGAAGGCGGCCGCTATTGGAGCGGCCGTGCTGCTGCGCGAGCGGCTGGGCGCCCGCGTCCCGGCGAGGTCCGTGATCGATCGCGACCCGCCGAATCGTCTGGTCCGTCTGGTCGAACGTCATCTTCCGAATCGCCTCGGCGTCACCCTGACCGCGCTGATGCTGCTCGGCAGCGCAGGCTTGGGCATCGTCAAGGGCGGCCATGTCGACGACTTCATGGTTGCGCTCAGCGATACTCGTAATGCGCTGGCCAATTCGGCCGGATTCCGCATCACCACAGTCGCCATCAACGGCCGCAAACAATTGAGCCAGGACGAGGTGCTCGCGATCGGCGGCGTCAATGGCCGCTCCTCGCTGTTGTTTCTCGACGCTGCCACCGTGCGCGACAAGCTCAAGGCCAATCCGTGGATATCGGATGCGACCATCCTGAAGCTTTATCCAGGCCAGCTGCAGATCGACATCGTTGAGCGCACGGCTTTCGCGCTGTGGCAGCAGGACGGCCGGCTGTCCGTAATCTCGGAGGACGGCGCGGTGCTGGAGCCCTACGTGTCGCGCCGCTTCGTGACGCTGCCGCTGGTGGTGGGCAAGGGCGCCGATGTCAAGGCCCGCGACTTCCTCGCCCTTCTGGACCGCTATCCGCAGGTTCGCTCAGCGACCAAGGCTGCGATCCTCGTCGGCGAACGGCGCTGGAATTTGCGGCTGAAGGACGGGCTCGACATTCGCCTGCCGGAGAACGACGTCGGCAATGCGCTTGCCGTGCTCAGCAAGCTCGACAAGGACGACAGGCTGTTCTCGCGCGACATCGTCGCGGTCGACATGCGCCTGCCGGACAGGCTCACCGTGCAATTGTCTGATGACGCGGCCAAGGCCCGCGAAGAACTGTTCAAGGACAAGAAACCCAAGAAAAAGGCCGGTGACGCATGA
- the ftsA gene encoding cell division protein FtsA: MTGLDRNQTPKTRPVDHKRTALVASLDVGTSKIACMIARLKPSPANEALRGRTHAVELIGYSQIQSRGVKAGSVVDLAECEQAVRQAVALAERMAKVRVESVLLSVSGGRLQGQLVEAAADIRGGAVTADDVTRVTSTGMRHATGEGRTVLHALPVGYALDGVKGIRDPRGMVARQFGVDMNVVTADATVARNLMLVVERCHLNVEAMAASPYVAGLSVLTDDEADLGAAVVEMGAGSTTIATYSAGRFVHASGFALGGQHVTMDLARGVGACIADAERIKTLYGTVLTGGSDARELMSVPTAGEEQDAPQIVSRATIANIVRHRAEEIFEMVRDRLADSPFAAEPRARVVLSGGASQLTGTVELATRILNRPVRIGRPLGFGRLPNEAKSASFAVPTGLLVYPQYAHLEHVEPRHTRQLRTGTDGYFGKVGRWLREGF; this comes from the coding sequence ATGACCGGCCTCGATCGCAACCAGACCCCGAAGACGCGCCCCGTCGACCACAAGCGTACGGCGCTGGTGGCCTCGCTCGATGTCGGCACCAGCAAGATCGCCTGCATGATCGCGCGGCTGAAGCCGTCTCCGGCGAACGAGGCGCTGCGCGGCCGCACCCATGCGGTGGAATTGATCGGCTACAGCCAGATCCAGTCGCGCGGCGTCAAGGCAGGCTCCGTGGTCGATCTCGCCGAATGCGAGCAGGCGGTGCGCCAGGCCGTGGCGCTGGCCGAGCGCATGGCCAAGGTCCGCGTTGAGTCAGTATTGCTGTCGGTTTCCGGAGGCCGGCTGCAGGGCCAGCTGGTCGAGGCCGCCGCCGATATCCGCGGTGGCGCCGTTACCGCCGATGACGTCACCCGGGTGACCTCCACCGGCATGCGCCACGCCACCGGCGAGGGGCGCACGGTGCTGCATGCGCTGCCGGTCGGCTACGCGCTGGATGGCGTCAAGGGCATCCGCGACCCCCGCGGCATGGTGGCCCGGCAGTTCGGCGTCGACATGAACGTGGTGACGGCGGATGCAACGGTTGCCCGCAACCTGATGCTGGTGGTCGAGCGCTGCCATCTCAATGTCGAGGCCATGGCGGCGAGTCCTTATGTCGCAGGCCTGTCCGTGTTGACCGACGACGAGGCCGATCTCGGCGCTGCCGTGGTCGAAATGGGCGCCGGATCGACCACGATCGCGACCTATTCCGCCGGCCGCTTCGTTCATGCCAGCGGATTTGCGCTCGGCGGGCAGCACGTCACCATGGATCTTGCACGCGGCGTCGGCGCATGCATTGCGGATGCCGAGCGAATCAAGACTTTATACGGGACCGTGCTGACCGGCGGGTCCGACGCGCGCGAGTTGATGTCTGTTCCGACTGCAGGCGAGGAACAAGATGCGCCGCAGATCGTCTCGCGCGCCACGATCGCGAACATCGTCCGGCATCGCGCCGAGGAGATATTTGAAATGGTCCGGGACCGGCTCGCCGATTCCCCCTTTGCGGCGGAGCCGCGGGCGCGGGTTGTGTTGAGCGGCGGCGCGTCCCAGCTGACCGGCACCGTCGAACTCGCCACCCGCATTCTCAACCGGCCGGTCCGGATCGGCCGTCCGCTCGGTTTCGGCCGGCTGCCCAACGAGGCCAAGAGCGCCTCGTTCGCAGTGCCGACCGGCCTCCTGGTCTATCCGCAATACGCTCATCTGGAACACGTTGAACCGCGGCATACGCGGCAGCTCAGGACAGGGACTGACGGCTATTTCGGAAAGGTCGGACGATGGCTTCGCGAGGGCTTCTGA
- the ftsZ gene encoding cell division protein FtsZ, which yields MALNLTPPDISELKPRITVFGVGGAGGNAVNNMITAGLQGVDFVVANTDAQALTMSKAQRIVQMGTQVTQGLGAGSQPDVGAAAAQEVIDELRDHLSGANMVFVTAGMGGGTGTGAAPVIARTAREMGILTVGVVTKPFHFEGMRRMRTAESGIAELHKVVDTLLIIPNQNLFRVANEKTTFADAFAMADQVLYSGVACITDLMVKEGLINLDFADVRAVMREMGKAMMGTGEATGEKRALTAAEAAIANPLIDDSSMKGARGLLISITGGKDLTLFEVDEAATRIREEVDQDANIIVGATFDETLDGIIRVSVVATGIEQAQIARNAAAAPAAATTATATGTSSPDSRLAELTARLRADNARLAERAQKLEPAAQGGAPAPAQAPGAAAPAQRSSSNVERAALAAIAAAVETPQQAPIQPASYGDVTVRPIAQKPTLFPDHNEAARVESEQPATPETFIPQAAERPPSRSPRMPKFEDLPMPAQAEIRHARGDGEEEHPQKTRLSLLQRLANVGLGRRDEETEPPIAARASGPAMAPLPDRKPQRSVAQQMAANQEPVSEYAKRPAPQGLDVHGRPAPVAPAPQGDDHLDIPAFLRRQAN from the coding sequence ATGGCACTCAATCTGACCCCCCCTGACATCAGCGAGCTGAAACCGCGGATTACCGTCTTCGGCGTCGGTGGAGCAGGCGGCAATGCCGTCAATAACATGATCACTGCCGGGTTGCAGGGCGTCGACTTCGTCGTCGCCAATACCGACGCGCAGGCGCTGACCATGTCGAAGGCGCAGCGCATCGTGCAGATGGGCACGCAGGTGACGCAGGGCCTCGGCGCGGGGTCCCAGCCTGATGTCGGCGCGGCGGCGGCGCAGGAGGTCATCGACGAGCTTCGCGACCATCTCTCGGGCGCCAACATGGTGTTCGTCACTGCCGGCATGGGCGGCGGCACCGGCACCGGCGCAGCCCCTGTGATCGCCAGGACCGCGCGCGAAATGGGCATCCTCACCGTCGGCGTCGTGACCAAGCCGTTCCACTTCGAGGGCATGCGCCGCATGCGCACCGCCGAGTCCGGCATCGCCGAACTGCACAAGGTGGTCGACACGCTGCTGATCATCCCGAACCAGAACCTGTTCCGGGTCGCCAACGAAAAGACCACCTTCGCCGATGCCTTCGCGATGGCCGACCAGGTGCTCTATTCGGGCGTTGCCTGCATCACCGACCTGATGGTCAAGGAAGGCCTGATCAACCTCGACTTCGCCGACGTCCGCGCCGTGATGCGCGAAATGGGCAAGGCGATGATGGGCACGGGCGAAGCGACCGGCGAGAAGCGGGCGCTGACCGCAGCGGAAGCTGCGATCGCCAACCCGTTGATCGACGACTCATCGATGAAGGGCGCCCGCGGCCTGCTGATCTCGATCACCGGCGGCAAGGACCTCACGCTGTTCGAAGTCGACGAAGCCGCCACGCGGATTCGCGAGGAGGTGGATCAGGACGCCAACATCATCGTCGGCGCCACCTTCGACGAAACGCTCGACGGCATCATCCGCGTTTCCGTCGTCGCCACGGGTATCGAGCAGGCGCAGATCGCGCGCAATGCCGCCGCCGCCCCGGCGGCCGCGACCACTGCCACCGCCACCGGCACGTCCTCGCCGGACAGCCGTCTGGCCGAACTGACCGCTCGCCTCCGCGCCGACAATGCGCGCCTGGCCGAACGCGCCCAGAAGCTCGAGCCGGCGGCGCAGGGGGGTGCTCCGGCTCCCGCGCAGGCCCCTGGCGCCGCCGCGCCAGCGCAACGTTCGTCCAGCAATGTCGAGCGTGCAGCGCTCGCCGCGATCGCCGCGGCGGTTGAGACGCCGCAACAGGCGCCGATCCAGCCGGCGTCCTATGGCGACGTCACGGTCCGCCCGATCGCGCAGAAGCCGACCCTGTTCCCGGATCATAACGAGGCCGCCCGCGTCGAGTCCGAGCAGCCGGCGACACCCGAAACCTTCATCCCGCAGGCGGCCGAACGTCCGCCGTCCCGCTCGCCGCGGATGCCGAAATTCGAGGATCTCCCGATGCCAGCGCAGGCCGAAATCCGGCACGCCCGCGGCGACGGAGAGGAGGAACATCCGCAGAAGACGCGGCTGTCGCTATTGCAGCGGCTCGCCAATGTCGGCCTCGGTCGCCGCGACGAAGAGACCGAGCCGCCGATCGCGGCCCGCGCCTCCGGTCCCGCGATGGCGCCGCTGCCCGATCGCAAGCCGCAGCGTAGCGTCGCGCAGCAAATGGCGGCGAATCAGGAACCGGTATCGGAGTACGCAAAACGCCCGGCGCCGCAAGGTTTGGACGTCCATGGCCGCCCGGCACCTGTTGCCCCGGCGCCACAGGGCGACGACCATCTTGATATCCCGGCCTTCCTCCGACGCCAGGCCAACTGA
- the lpxC gene encoding UDP-3-O-acyl-N-acetylglucosamine deacetylase, translating into MKFSRQTTLRSQATVTGVGVHSGLPVSLTLGPAPVDAGFVFIRTGLDEADREVPAIAESVTATDLATVLGDREGPLVSTAEHVLAALRGMGVDNAIIEVDGPEVPIMDGSAAAFVAAIDQAGIVTQSASRRFIQVLKAVQVAIGDSFGELRPHAGGFRVEVEIDFANPVIGRQNFSLDLNPESFRREISRARTFGFMNDVARLWSAGFARGASFENTVVLDDARLLNTEGLRFSDECARHKALDAVGDLTLAGLPLLGAYRSVRGGHKLNHAVLTALLADRSAWRVVEAEPARRPRGHVEAGAGMVGGLIAPVYGPDVS; encoded by the coding sequence ATGAAATTCAGCCGTCAAACCACGCTTCGGTCGCAAGCCACCGTAACGGGCGTCGGCGTTCATTCCGGTCTACCTGTCAGCCTGACGCTTGGACCTGCTCCTGTGGATGCGGGCTTTGTTTTTATCCGCACCGGCCTTGATGAGGCCGACCGCGAAGTTCCCGCAATCGCGGAATCCGTAACCGCCACCGATCTTGCTACCGTTCTCGGCGACCGGGAAGGCCCGCTGGTTTCCACCGCCGAACATGTGCTCGCTGCCTTGCGCGGCATGGGCGTCGACAACGCCATCATCGAAGTCGACGGTCCGGAAGTTCCGATCATGGACGGCAGCGCGGCGGCCTTCGTCGCCGCCATCGACCAGGCCGGCATCGTCACCCAGTCGGCCTCCCGCCGCTTCATTCAGGTGCTGAAAGCGGTACAGGTCGCGATCGGCGATAGCTTCGGCGAACTGCGCCCGCATGCAGGCGGGTTCCGCGTCGAGGTCGAGATCGACTTCGCCAATCCCGTGATCGGCCGCCAGAACTTCTCGCTCGATCTCAACCCCGAAAGCTTCCGCCGCGAGATTTCCCGCGCCCGGACTTTTGGCTTCATGAACGACGTGGCGCGGCTCTGGAGCGCCGGTTTCGCGCGCGGCGCCTCGTTTGAGAATACAGTGGTGCTCGATGACGCCCGTCTGCTCAACACCGAAGGGCTGCGCTTCAGCGACGAATGCGCCCGCCACAAGGCGCTGGACGCGGTTGGCGATCTAACCCTGGCTGGTTTGCCGCTGCTTGGCGCCTACCGCTCGGTGCGCGGCGGCCACAAGCTGAACCACGCCGTGCTGACGGCCCTGTTGGCCGATCGCAGCGCCTGGCGGGTGGTCGAGGCCGAGCCGGCACGCCGTCCCCGCGGCCATGTCGAGGCCGGTGCGGGCATGGTGGGCGGCTTGATCGCCCCGGTCTATGGTCCGGATGTTTCCTGA
- a CDS encoding outer membrane protein assembly factor BamD: MLAQRMTLESRKSLGLSSLAGAGRSLRLAAGLIALAIPLSGCGTGALWDKFTAKDDTFNEEPADKLYNEGLYLMNQRKDNKAASKKFEEVDRQHPYSDWARKSLLMSAYSFYNSGDYDSCIGAATRYVTLHPGSSDAAYAQYLIAASHYDQIPDISRDQGRTEKAIAALEEVIRKYPTSEYSTSAKAKLEGARDQLAGKEMDVGRYYMEKRDYTAAINRFKTVVTRYQTTRHVEEALARLTEAYMAIGIVGEAQTAAAVLGHNFPDSRWYKDAYNLVKSGGLEPSENKGSYISRAFKKLGLGSLTNMGRG; encoded by the coding sequence ATGTTGGCACAGCGTATGACGCTCGAATCACGCAAATCACTTGGGCTTTCCAGCCTCGCCGGGGCCGGACGGTCGCTGCGGCTGGCGGCGGGCCTGATTGCGCTCGCCATTCCCTTGAGCGGATGCGGCACGGGCGCGCTCTGGGACAAGTTCACCGCCAAGGACGACACCTTCAACGAGGAACCGGCGGACAAGCTCTACAATGAGGGCTTGTACCTGATGAACCAGCGCAAGGATAACAAGGCGGCGTCGAAGAAATTCGAGGAAGTCGACCGCCAGCACCCTTATTCGGACTGGGCGCGCAAATCGCTGCTGATGTCGGCCTATTCCTTCTACAATTCCGGCGACTATGACAGCTGCATCGGCGCGGCGACCCGTTACGTGACGCTGCATCCCGGCAGCTCCGATGCGGCCTACGCGCAGTATCTGATCGCGGCCTCGCATTACGACCAGATCCCGGACATCTCCCGCGACCAGGGCCGCACCGAAAAGGCGATCGCGGCGCTGGAAGAGGTGATTCGCAAATATCCGACCTCGGAATATTCGACCTCCGCCAAGGCCAAGCTCGAAGGCGCGCGCGACCAGCTCGCCGGCAAGGAAATGGACGTCGGCCGCTACTACATGGAAAAGCGCGACTACACCGCCGCGATCAACCGCTTCAAGACGGTCGTCACCCGCTACCAGACCACGCGGCATGTCGAGGAGGCGCTGGCGCGGCTGACCGAGGCCTACATGGCGATCGGCATCGTCGGCGAGGCGCAGACGGCCGCGGCCGTACTTGGACACAACTTTCCTGACAGCCGCTGGTACAAGGACGCCTATAATCTTGTAAAGTCCGGCGGTCTCGAGCCGAGCGAGAACAAGGGTTCCTATATTTCCAGGGCCTTCAAGAAGTTGGGTCTCGGTTCCTTGACCAATATGGGTCGCGGTTAG
- the recN gene encoding DNA repair protein RecN: MLARLSIRDIVLIERLDIEFSRGLAVLTGETGAGKSILLDAFALALGGRGDSGLVRHGAEQGQVTATFDVPKGHPAAKILSENGLDDASSQASCEMILRRVQLADGRTRAFINDQSISVQTLKAVGAALVEIHGQHDERALVDASTHRQLLDAFAGLEKEVSALETLWEARRTANAALDAHRASMERAAREADYLRHAADELKALKPKDGEETALAERRTTMMQGEKIASDLREAQEAVGGPHSPVPALAAAVRRLERRAANSPALVEPAVKAIDIAINALEEADQHLSAALIAADFDPAELERIEERLFALRAASRKYSTPVDGLAALAAKFVADVALIDAGADQLKKLEAAADEADKRYGAAAEKLSAARNKFAEKLNKAVNAELAPLKLERAKFMTQVETDAKSPGPQGIDRVEFWVQTNPGTKAGPLMKVASGGELSRFLLALKVVLSDRGSAPTLVFDEIDTGVGGAVADAIGARLSRLAGQVQVMAVTHAPQVAARANQHLLISKDALDKGKRVATRVNALAADHRREEIARMLAGAEITAEARAAAERLLRAATA, from the coding sequence ATGCTGGCGCGTCTGTCGATCCGTGACATCGTCCTGATCGAACGGCTCGATATCGAATTCTCCCGTGGCCTCGCGGTGCTGACCGGCGAGACCGGCGCGGGCAAATCCATCCTGCTCGATGCCTTCGCGCTGGCGCTCGGCGGCCGCGGCGATTCGGGCCTGGTCCGCCATGGCGCGGAGCAGGGCCAGGTGACGGCCACCTTCGACGTTCCGAAGGGCCATCCCGCCGCAAAGATCCTGTCCGAGAATGGCCTCGACGATGCGAGTTCTCAAGCGTCTTGCGAGATGATTCTTCGCCGCGTGCAGCTTGCCGACGGCCGCACCCGCGCCTTCATCAACGACCAGTCGATCAGCGTGCAGACGCTGAAAGCCGTCGGCGCGGCGCTGGTCGAGATTCACGGCCAGCATGACGAGCGCGCGCTGGTCGATGCCTCGACGCACCGGCAGCTGCTCGACGCCTTTGCCGGGCTGGAGAAGGAGGTCTCGGCGCTGGAAACGTTATGGGAGGCGCGGCGCACCGCCAACGCGGCGCTGGACGCGCATCGTGCCAGCATGGAACGCGCCGCGCGCGAGGCGGATTATCTGCGCCACGCCGCCGACGAACTCAAAGCCCTGAAGCCGAAGGACGGCGAGGAGACGGCGCTCGCCGAACGCCGCACCACCATGATGCAGGGCGAGAAGATCGCAAGCGACCTTCGTGAGGCGCAGGAGGCGGTCGGCGGCCCCCATTCGCCGGTGCCGGCACTGGCCGCCGCGGTACGCCGCCTCGAACGCCGTGCCGCCAATTCGCCCGCCCTGGTCGAGCCGGCGGTGAAGGCGATCGATATCGCGATCAACGCGCTGGAAGAGGCCGACCAGCATCTGAGCGCAGCCCTGATCGCGGCCGATTTCGATCCCGCCGAGCTGGAGCGCATCGAGGAGCGGCTGTTTGCGCTTCGCGCCGCCTCGCGCAAATACTCGACGCCGGTCGATGGGCTCGCGGCGCTCGCTGCCAAATTCGTCGCCGACGTCGCGCTGATCGATGCCGGCGCGGATCAGTTGAAGAAGCTGGAAGCCGCAGCCGATGAAGCCGACAAACGCTACGGTGCGGCTGCCGAGAAACTGTCTGCGGCCCGCAACAAGTTCGCCGAGAAGCTCAACAAGGCGGTGAACGCCGAACTTGCGCCGCTGAAGCTCGAACGCGCGAAATTCATGACCCAGGTCGAAACCGACGCGAAGTCGCCGGGACCTCAAGGCATCGACCGCGTCGAGTTCTGGGTGCAGACCAATCCCGGCACCAAGGCGGGCCCGCTGATGAAGGTCGCCTCCGGCGGCGAGCTGTCGCGCTTCCTGCTGGCGCTGAAAGTGGTGCTGTCGGATCGCGGCTCCGCGCCCACGCTGGTGTTCGACGAAATCGATACCGGCGTCGGCGGTGCGGTAGCGGACGCGATCGGCGCGCGGCTTTCGCGGCTGGCCGGCCAGGTCCAGGTGATGGCGGTGACGCACGCACCGCAGGTCGCCGCAAGGGCGAACCAGCATCTCCTGATTTCCAAGGACGCGCTCGACAAGGGCAAGCGCGTCGCCACCCGCGTCAACGCGCTCGCCGCCGACCACCGCCGCGAGGAAATCGCCCGCATGCTGGCCGGCGCGGAGATCACCGCGGAGGCAAGGGCGGCGGCGGAGCGGCTGTTGCGCGCGGCGACAGCTTAA
- the ligA gene encoding NAD-dependent DNA ligase LigA, whose amino-acid sequence MAVKAKKALVDVATLTKAQAKVEHMRLALELEGHDKRYYQEDAPSITDAEYDALRQRYDAIEKRFPEFVTSESPSQKIGAAPSGRFKKVRHAVPMLSLDNAFAEQDVLDFVGRIERFLKLSDDKIDFSAEPKIDGLSMSLRYEDGELVTAATRGDGAVGEDVTANIRTLEDVPHRLKGRNIPDICEVRGEVYMTKHAFLALNERQKAAGDTIFANPRNSAAGSLRQKDPSITASRPLGFFAYSWAEMSAMPERTQSGMIGWFERCGFKTNPLTKLCHSVEQLIAFHRKIEEQRAELDYDIDGVVYKIDRIDWQERLGFVSRTPRWAIAHKFPAERAMTVLRDIEIQVGRTGSFTPVGKLEPVGVGGVIVQNVTLHNEDYIKGIGNKGEVLREGRDIRLGDTVVIQRAGDVIPQVVDVVIDKRPKNAKEFHFPKKCPCPLHTDVVREETATGEEGSRARCTGEFACPFQKIEHLKLFVSRRAFDIDGLGEKQLQYFFDEGWVKEPADIFTLQKRNAKLKLEEIEGYGETSVRNLFAAIESRRRIALERFIYALGMRHVGETTALALARGYGSWDAFHDACLKVAKGDEETIAEMDALDQIGDTVIKSVAAYFGESHNRGVVERLKKEVTVLDAEKPKSNSAVAGKTVVFTGSLEKMTRDEAKATAERLGAKASGSVSKKTDYVVAGPGAGSKLAEAKKHGVPVLTEDEWLKLIGE is encoded by the coding sequence ATGGCTGTGAAAGCGAAGAAAGCGCTGGTTGACGTGGCCACGCTCACCAAGGCGCAGGCCAAGGTTGAGCACATGCGGCTGGCGCTGGAGCTCGAAGGCCACGATAAGCGTTACTATCAAGAAGATGCGCCCAGCATCACGGATGCCGAATACGACGCGTTGCGGCAACGATACGATGCGATCGAGAAACGCTTTCCTGAATTCGTTACCTCCGAATCGCCATCGCAGAAGATCGGCGCCGCGCCATCCGGGCGATTCAAGAAAGTCCGGCATGCGGTGCCGATGCTGTCGCTCGACAATGCGTTCGCCGAACAGGACGTGCTCGACTTCGTCGGCCGCATCGAGCGCTTTCTCAAGCTCAGCGACGACAAGATCGATTTTTCCGCCGAGCCGAAGATCGACGGGTTGTCGATGTCGCTGCGCTACGAGGACGGCGAACTCGTTACCGCCGCCACCCGCGGCGACGGTGCGGTAGGCGAGGATGTCACCGCCAATATCCGTACGCTGGAGGATGTGCCGCACAGGCTGAAGGGCCGCAACATCCCTGATATCTGCGAGGTGCGCGGCGAGGTCTATATGACCAAGCACGCTTTTCTGGCGCTGAACGAACGTCAGAAGGCCGCGGGCGACACCATTTTCGCCAATCCGCGAAATTCCGCCGCGGGTTCGCTTCGCCAGAAAGACCCTTCCATCACGGCCTCGCGCCCGCTCGGGTTTTTCGCCTATTCCTGGGCCGAAATGAGCGCGATGCCCGAGAGGACGCAATCCGGCATGATCGGCTGGTTTGAGCGCTGCGGCTTCAAGACCAATCCGCTCACAAAACTCTGTCACTCCGTCGAGCAGCTGATTGCTTTCCATCGCAAGATCGAGGAACAGCGCGCCGAGCTCGACTACGACATCGACGGCGTCGTCTACAAGATCGATCGCATCGACTGGCAGGAGCGGCTCGGCTTCGTCTCGCGTACGCCGCGCTGGGCCATCGCGCACAAATTCCCGGCCGAGCGCGCCATGACGGTGCTCAGGGATATCGAGATCCAGGTCGGGCGGACGGGATCGTTCACGCCGGTCGGCAAGCTCGAACCCGTCGGCGTCGGCGGCGTGATCGTACAGAACGTCACGCTGCACAATGAGGACTACATCAAGGGCATCGGCAACAAGGGCGAAGTGCTGCGCGAGGGGCGCGACATCAGGCTCGGCGATACCGTCGTGATCCAGCGCGCCGGCGACGTGATTCCGCAGGTCGTCGACGTCGTGATCGACAAGCGGCCGAAGAACGCCAAAGAGTTTCACTTCCCGAAGAAATGCCCGTGCCCGCTGCACACCGACGTCGTGCGCGAGGAAACGGCAACCGGCGAGGAAGGCTCGCGCGCCCGCTGCACCGGCGAGTTCGCCTGTCCGTTCCAGAAGATCGAGCACTTAAAGCTGTTCGTGTCGCGCCGCGCCTTCGACATCGACGGCCTCGGCGAGAAGCAGCTTCAGTACTTCTTCGACGAGGGGTGGGTGAAGGAGCCCGCCGACATCTTCACGCTGCAGAAGCGCAACGCCAAGCTGAAGCTCGAGGAGATCGAAGGCTACGGCGAAACCTCGGTGCGCAATCTGTTTGCCGCGATCGAGAGCCGCCGACGCATTGCGCTGGAGCGTTTCATCTATGCGCTCGGCATGCGCCATGTCGGCGAGACCACCGCGCTGGCGCTGGCGCGCGGCTACGGTTCATGGGACGCCTTTCACGACGCCTGCCTCAAGGTCGCCAAGGGCGACGAGGAGACTATTGCCGAGATGGATGCGCTCGATCAGATCGGCGACACCGTGATCAAGAGCGTCGCAGCCTATTTCGGCGAAAGCCATAACCGCGGCGTCGTCGAGCGGCTGAAGAAGGAAGTCACGGTTCTCGACGCCGAAAAGCCGAAGAGCAATTCGGCGGTGGCCGGCAAGACCGTGGTGTTCACCGGCTCGCTGGAAAAGATGACGCGCGATGAAGCCAAGGCGACGGCCGAGCGGCTGGGCGCGAAGGCTTCCGGCTCAGTGTCGAAGAAGACGGATTATGTGGTGGCGGGGCCGGGCGCGGGTTCAAAGCTCGCGGAAGCCAAGAAGCACGGCGTACCGGTGCTGACCGAGGACGAGTGGCTGAAGCTGATCGGGGAGTGA